The Cylindrospermum stagnale PCC 7417 genome segment TCGCATCCGCGAAACTCAAGTATACTCCGAAGTCTTGTCCTATCGCACGACAGCTGAACATTTGCGCCAACTAAATCCTAAGGGAATCATTTTCTCTGGTGGCCCAAATTCAGTTTATGGCGATCGCGCTCCCCATTGTGACCCAGAAATCTGGAATTTGGGAGTACCCATCCTCGGCGTGTGCTACGGTATGCAGCTAATGGTCAACCAACTTGGTGGGGAAGTGGCCAAAGCCGAGCGGGGTGAGTACGGCAAAGCATCATTATATATAGATGACCCCACAGACTTGCTGACTAATGTCGAAGATGGCACGACGATGTGGATGAGTCATGGAGACTCAGTCACGCAAATGCCACCAGGATTTGAACTGCTGGCACATACAGAAAATACCCCCTGTGCTGCCATTGCTGACCACGACAAAAAACTTTACGGTGTGCAGTTCCATCCAGAAGTGGTGCATTCCATTGGTGGACTGGCATTAATCCGCAACTTTGTTTACCATATCTGCGAGTGCGAACCCACCTGGACAACAGCCGCTTTTGTCGAAGAATCAATTCGCGAAATTCGTGCCAGAGTTGGCGATAAGCGGGTGCTATTGGCACTTTCTGGCGGTGTAGATTCTTCAACTCTGGCATTTTTACTCTATAAAGCAATCGGTGAGCAACTAACTTGTGTGTTTATCGATCAAGGCTTTATGCGTAAATTAGAGCCAGAACGCTTGGTGAAACTGTTCCAAGAGCAATTTCACATTCCGGTAGAATATGTGAATGCGCGCGATCGCTTCCTAGCTAGGATTGAGGGAATTACAGATCCCGAAGAAAAACGCCGCCGCATTGGACACGAATTCATCCGTGTATTTGAAGAAACATCTAAAGAACTTGGTCACTTTGACTATTTAGCTCAAGGCACCCTTTATCCAGATGTCATCGAATCGGCTGATACCAACGTTGATCCCCAAACTGGTGAACGGGTAGCAGTAAAAATCAAGAGTCATCACAACGTTGGTGGTTTACCCAAAGACCTGCGATTTAAACTGGTGGAACCCCTGCGGAAACTATTTAAAGATGAAGTCCGCAAAGTTGGGCGTTCTATCGGTTTACCAGAAGAAATTGTCCAACGGCAACCTTTCCCAGGGCCTGGTTTGGCAATTCGCATCTTAGGTGAAGTCACCGCCGAAAGATTGAACATTTTACGCGATGCCGATTTGATTGTGCGGCAAGAAATTAACCAACGTGGCTTATACCACGACTTTTGGCAAGCCTTTGCTGTATTGCTGCCAATTCGCAGTGTTGGCGTTATGGGCGATCAACGTACCTACGCTTACCCGATTGTCTTGCGGATTGTGACTAGCGAAGATGGCATGACTGCCGATTGGGCGCGTGTGCCTTATGACGTCTTGGAAGCGATTTCCACCCGAATTGTCAATGAGGTAAAAGGCGTTAACCGTGTGGTTTATGACATCACTTCCAAGCCGCCTGGAACCATCGAGTGGGAGTAAGTTAGTTCTGAGTGCTGAGTAATTAAGTAGGGTGGGCAATGCCCACCTATTTATAAATCGGTTAAGGGACTTCCAATTAAAAAAAATATCCAATCGGTGGGGACACGGCATTGCTGTGTCCCTATAAGTCTAAGATTACTGGATAATTTATTTTTTGTATTCCCTAAAACGGTTAGCGGTTGCCCTATTGGTTGATAGTCAATATTCGGGATTAACCTAATCCAGTTTTGGCTGTAAGGTTACATTTTTTTGATTTATATTGTTTTTTGTTGAAAAATAGGACGATAAATGACGAAAAAATACCTTATTTATCTAATTTTCAGCAGCCAAGTATGATGAATGCCAGCTTTTGCCACTAGCTAAGTAAAATCATCCAATGGTAGAGAAAAAAGACGTTAGTACAGTAAAATTACCAATGGTGTGGTGAATGGGAACAGCACTAGAAGCTCATTTAAACATACTTCTCTTTATTCCCGACGCCAATGGAGAAATTATGGAAGAGCCTCTCCCGCTGAATGGGTTACGCATCCTCGTAGTTGATGATGATGAAGATAGCCGCTTTTATATCTCTACTGTGTTGGAAGCAGATGGCGCCACTGTCACGGCAGTTACATCAGCACCAGCAGCATTGGAGATGCTACCCAAATTGCAACCCGATGCCTTTATCTGCGACATTGCTATGCCTGGTGAAGATGGCTATGCCTTGATCCGCAAGGTGCGATCGCTAAAAGCAGATAAAGGTGGACGAGTCCCCGCCGTGGCCTTAACCGCTTATGGCGATAGCGAGGATCGGATCCGCGCCCTAGAAGCTGGGTTTCAGACTCATGTAGCTAAACCCGTTGATCCAGGGGAACTAGTGACGATTGTCGCTAATTTGGTGGCGTTTTGTCGTGGTTAATACTTATATGCAGTATTAAGGATATTTTTCCCTTTTACCTTGTAAAAACCGCCTAATTAGCTCCAGACTCAAAGCTAATTCGCTCAGATTTGTATGCCGGTGGTTCAACGTGAATTAAAATCCGCACAGGATTGAAGCGTTGTTCTAATCGGCTTTCTACTTCTTCGGTGATGTGGTGGGCGGTTTCAACATCTGGTGCATCTACTATTAAATGCATTTCCATGAAGACTTGTCGACCTAAAACACCACGAGAGGCAATGTCATGACAGTTAATCACCCCTGGGACAGAAACTGCGATCGCATGAATCGCTTCTGGTGCGATCGCCATTTCATCCACCAGCCAAGGCAAATTCTCTTTTAAAACTGACCAGCCACTCCAAAACACTAACAAAGCCACAGGAAAAGCTAACGCCACATCCAACCATTGAAAATTTAGCCACCAAATACCAATCAAACCCCCAATTACAGCGATCGTCACCCAAACATCACTCATGGTGTGCGTGGCGTCAGCAATCAAAATTGGGCTACCTACGCGCTTACCCACGCTACGTTCGTAAAACGTTACAAAAATATTCACCCCCAGCACAATCAGCAATAACCACAATTCTGGTGCTGATATTTTCACCGGTTCACCACCTTTGATAATTTTCTCCACAGCGCCTTGCAGAATTTCAAAGCAGGCAATTCCTAAAAAAGCGGAAATTCCCAAGGCACCCACAGCTTCAAATTTGTTGTGTCCATAGGGATGTTCGCGATCAGGGTGTGGTGAAGAAAACCTACTGGCAATCAATCCTAAAATATTGTTGGCGCTATCCGTCACACTATGCAAGGCGTCAGCTAGTAAGCTGAGAGAACCTGTTGAGTAACCCACAAATGCTTTTAATCCCATGACAAACAGGTTTAGCAGTAGGGTAATAATTAAAACCTTTCGCACTTCGGCGCGGTTATCGTAAATCATAGAGAATTTATCACATCAAGTTCTATGACTACTACTGTAAAACTCCAAGCACCAATAAACACAAATAAAATGTATCAAAGTCTGACACAGTAAGAGTTAAGTCTCTCTATAGCTACTAATTTTACTACCAATTTATTGAGATTATTTATAACTAACAGTAGCTACAAGCTTGATAAACGTTGATAATTGCTTTGCTGATAACAGCATATTTTTAGCATTAAGAAATCACTGATTATAAATAAATCTCATCATCATTATCGTCAGTTGTACATTGTCAATCCTCTGTAGTGAATACAAATGACCAATAACAAGGAGTATCACTTTTAATTTTTAATTCCCCGTTCGCCTTTGGCGTCCCATAGGGAAGGGGTTGACTGCTTTTGGCAACAGTCGCACCACCTCTTCCGGTAACATAGGTAATTATCAAGAAGTTTTAACCAAAAAGCTCTATGTCTTCTACTCCTATGACACTGAACCTAAATGAAGGTTCTGTGACTTTTAGTTTTTCACCCCAAGCCGCACGGGAATTAAAAGCAGCCACAGATCAATTGATGGAGCGGTTGAAAGCTGTCGCCGCTAAACCCACACCCAGCGGCGGTAAAGTCACTCCCCAACCTCCTCTGGAATATCGTTACACTGGCGATATCTTTTTAGAAGTGTTCTGCAATCCGAATATCTGGCCCACCCCCTTTGCAGCCAAAGTTCTGCTAACCGTCCGCAATGTCGGTATCCGCTTGACTACAGAAGCAGAACTCACCCGCGTGATTGACGACATTAACCAGTATTTGGATCAAGTGGGCTAAGTTATTCCCACTGGGGAAAGAGCAAATTTTTTAGCTCCACAGCCTCATAAAAATTACCGGAGCAGTTTAGGCTGGGTAACTGCCCCGGTTAAGGATTTTACAGATAATACACAAGATTTGACATCGGCTATAAACAGCAACTGTTCCCGATGCGTTCGCTTACTTGAAAAATTCTATAAATCAGACTCTAATTCTTCTGTGTTATGGGAAATGGAAATTTCTGGATCGGGAAAGACTCATCAAAACCAGAGACTATCCCTTAGATTTGGCATCTAATCATTTATTGTCAAATCTATACATCGAAAATAAACTCCCAATCCAAAAACTGAAATCAAACATTGATTAGTCGTTGTCCCACTCTTCACGACCAATCAAGTCGCCAATGCGATCGCGTAATAAAAAGTCACATTTCTCTAATTCACATTCAACGCAAACCCACTCTCTCGCTGGGATGTATTGACAGAGTGTATATATTGGTTGTTGTCTGCTAACCATTCCCTTTTCCACCAGGCGACGTGCTTCGTCCTGGATTACGTCTAGAGAGTAGTAATTGATAGAAGGCACCGTATTCACACTCATGGTTTTGACTCACAAATTTATATGTAGATAGTGTTCCCCATATTCGTCTTGGAACAAACATGGCAAGCATTAGACTTGTGGCTAGGGTTTTGTAGTTTGCTATACGGAACTATTAACATTTTGACGCTACACATCCTCAAAAAATTTAAAGAAATGTTAAGTTTGTCAAAATTCCCTGACATTAGCCACAACTCCGCTTAATATAATAATGCCAAAGTAGTTAACTTAACCTGCTCCCAAGGCTGTGTGACTTGCATTCAATAGGTGTAAAACTCTGGAATTTACTGCTTTTAGCGATGATTTGGCGATCGCGAATCCGAAATAATCACCGTAGAGTCTCCTTTAGGGATAGTGACATTTGTCCATAAAAAAATAAGCCAGCTATATTTAGCGAGTGTTAGGGTATAAACTAATGCTTTGCATTAGGGCTAAACTACACCAACAAGCCTTGTATTGCCCTATCTGTTAACAATTTTTTAAGCAATATTCTAATTGTTTAGTTACTTTTATTACCGTTACTCTAAAGAGTAGAAATACAGTTCCTTGAGGTAGGTATAGTTAAATTGAAACAGACGCGAGTTAATCACGTCTGTCAAGTGTTTGGCAGATTTCTAGAGATTAACTGTTCGGAAATGACCTATTCTGGAACTTCTTCCTCAACTTGGTCTGTGCTTTCAGGCGGACGCTGATCCTTGAGTTGGCTCAATAAAGCCAGCACCTTATTACCCCGTTCTATAGAGCAATCTTCGATAAATATCACTTCTGGGGTGCGACGTAGTCTTACCCGCGCACCAATTTCACTGCGGACGTAACCCGTCGCGGACTTTAAACCCGCCATTGTTTCTGCCTTAGCTTCCTCAGTACCATAAATACTGACGAAGATTTTGGCGTGTTGCAGGTCGCCAGAAACATTGACATCCGTAACACTTACCATTCCTGTACCCACACGGTCATCCTTAATGCCGTTGAGTAGCATTTGGCTAACTTCCCGTTTGATCAATTCAGCAACGCGGGAAACGCGGCGATCTGTAGCCATATTAATTACGCCTCCTCACAGAGGTTGTACGACATGATATAGATGCAAGTTGGGGAGGACAATACTTGAGGCTAATGAAGCCAACAGCAACAGTCCCTAGAGCTAAATCCCCGATGTAGCCCTATTCTAGATTGTACTCAAGCCCAACATTGCCCGGAGGGTGAGTGTAACAAAAAACAGACCACCCGCCAATAAACCCAAAACCGCAACCAAGGTGACAGGTCGCTTCAAAAATGGCAGTAATGGCTCAAACGTGTTGAGCAAAATGCCTAACAGGGTGGTGATGAAGTAGCGGGGGTAGCGAAAGACGTTATCCCAAAATCCGTCAAACATTTGAATTTAGACTGCCTTGTTATAGAATATACGTTTGTTTGGATGTGCTTTATATATTTAATTGTAATCTATGCGGATGGAAAATATCTCAAGTAATATAAAATATGGTTCGTTAGTTATTTAGTTAGTAGCTGGGTTTCAGTTCAATCAGAAGTAAATGGTAATTCAAATCCCCAAAGAAACTTGCCCGCGTCCATTCTTGAAGTGGGCTGGGGGTAAAGGTAGGTTAATTCAGCAATATGAGAACTATTTTCCCGAAGGTTACAAGACTTACTATGAGCCATTTTTAGGTGGGGGTGCTGTTTTTTTTCATCTGCAACCATCAGCAGCAGTTTTAACTGATATTAATGCTGAATTGATTACTACTTATCGTTGCGTTAGAGATTCTGTTGATGATTTAATTGCTCTATTGCAAGAGCATAAAAAGCAACATAATAAAAATTATTACTATGATGTGCGCTCTTATCCTGAAGGCAGTGATTTAGAGAAAGCGGCACGGTTTATTTATCTGAATAAAACCTGTTTCAACGGTCTTTATCGCGTCAATTCTCAAGGTAAGTTTAATGTTCCTTTAGGCAGATATAAAAATCCTGGAATTTGTAATGAGGAATTACTGCGAGCTGCATCCATAGCACTCTCTAGGGTGGAGATTCAACAAGCAGACTTTACCCAAGTGCTAAATCGTGCGACTAGCAGTGATGATTTTGTATTTTTTGACCCACCTTATCATCCTATAAGTAGCACTAGCTATTTCACCGCTTACAGTCGGAATTCTTTTCATGAAAAAGACCAAGAACGTTTGAGAGATATTTGTATAGAACTGGCAAGTCGTGGCGTCAAAGTTATGGTATGTAACTCTGATTCTGAATTAATTAGAAAAATTTATACAGATATTAATTTTAAGCTCTACAAAATCAAAGCAGCGAGAACAATTAATTCAAACGTAAAAAATCGTGGCATGATTTACGAACTATTAATCACATCTGACTAAAGATTTTTGTGTGTCCAAGCAATGAACCTATCTAAGCTAAGGACTGCTAACAAATTGGGGTTATCGTTAACTCTTGCTTTCAGCCAGTTACTTGCGCCTTCTCTCATACCTTCACCTCCCATAACTACGATAGTTGGCGCAGGGTAAGAAGACTGGATGTTCATATTCAAGTAAGGAAACTTTTCATCAACTG includes the following:
- a CDS encoding DUF751 family protein, which gives rise to MFDGFWDNVFRYPRYFITTLLGILLNTFEPLLPFLKRPVTLVAVLGLLAGGLFFVTLTLRAMLGLSTI
- a CDS encoding response regulator, whose product is MEEPLPLNGLRILVVDDDEDSRFYISTVLEADGATVTAVTSAPAALEMLPKLQPDAFICDIAMPGEDGYALIRKVRSLKADKGGRVPAVALTAYGDSEDRIRALEAGFQTHVAKPVDPGELVTIVANLVAFCRG
- a CDS encoding DNA adenine methylase — its product is MVIQIPKETCPRPFLKWAGGKGRLIQQYENYFPEGYKTYYEPFLGGGAVFFHLQPSAAVLTDINAELITTYRCVRDSVDDLIALLQEHKKQHNKNYYYDVRSYPEGSDLEKAARFIYLNKTCFNGLYRVNSQGKFNVPLGRYKNPGICNEELLRAASIALSRVEIQQADFTQVLNRATSSDDFVFFDPPYHPISSTSYFTAYSRNSFHEKDQERLRDICIELASRGVKVMVCNSDSELIRKIYTDINFKLYKIKAARTINSNVKNRGMIYELLITSD
- the rbfA gene encoding 30S ribosome-binding factor RbfA, translated to MATDRRVSRVAELIKREVSQMLLNGIKDDRVGTGMVSVTDVNVSGDLQHAKIFVSIYGTEEAKAETMAGLKSATGYVRSEIGARVRLRRTPEVIFIEDCSIERGNKVLALLSQLKDQRPPESTDQVEEEVPE
- the guaA gene encoding glutamine-hydrolyzing GMP synthase; this translates as MNTAVTLLTELAPQTSEDWGRLNRQIIVILDFGSQYSELIARRIRETQVYSEVLSYRTTAEHLRQLNPKGIIFSGGPNSVYGDRAPHCDPEIWNLGVPILGVCYGMQLMVNQLGGEVAKAERGEYGKASLYIDDPTDLLTNVEDGTTMWMSHGDSVTQMPPGFELLAHTENTPCAAIADHDKKLYGVQFHPEVVHSIGGLALIRNFVYHICECEPTWTTAAFVEESIREIRARVGDKRVLLALSGGVDSSTLAFLLYKAIGEQLTCVFIDQGFMRKLEPERLVKLFQEQFHIPVEYVNARDRFLARIEGITDPEEKRRRIGHEFIRVFEETSKELGHFDYLAQGTLYPDVIESADTNVDPQTGERVAVKIKSHHNVGGLPKDLRFKLVEPLRKLFKDEVRKVGRSIGLPEEIVQRQPFPGPGLAIRILGEVTAERLNILRDADLIVRQEINQRGLYHDFWQAFAVLLPIRSVGVMGDQRTYAYPIVLRIVTSEDGMTADWARVPYDVLEAISTRIVNEVKGVNRVVYDITSKPPGTIEWE
- a CDS encoding cation diffusion facilitator family transporter, which encodes MIYDNRAEVRKVLIITLLLNLFVMGLKAFVGYSTGSLSLLADALHSVTDSANNILGLIASRFSSPHPDREHPYGHNKFEAVGALGISAFLGIACFEILQGAVEKIIKGGEPVKISAPELWLLLIVLGVNIFVTFYERSVGKRVGSPILIADATHTMSDVWVTIAVIGGLIGIWWLNFQWLDVALAFPVALLVFWSGWSVLKENLPWLVDEMAIAPEAIHAIAVSVPGVINCHDIASRGVLGRQVFMEMHLIVDAPDVETAHHITEEVESRLEQRFNPVRILIHVEPPAYKSERISFESGAN
- a CDS encoding DUF4327 family protein encodes the protein MSVNTVPSINYYSLDVIQDEARRLVEKGMVSRQQPIYTLCQYIPAREWVCVECELEKCDFLLRDRIGDLIGREEWDND